Proteins found in one Planctomycetes bacterium MalM25 genomic segment:
- the dhaT gene encoding 1,3-propanediol dehydrogenase translates to MHDFDFNCPTRIVYGPGRVAELGEFTAAIGGVRRALVVSDPGIVQAGHTQRGVDLLAAAGIESLVFDGVQENPTTDNVDRGVAVAKDFAPDAIVAIGGGSSMDCAKGINFVHSCGGRMQDYWGVGKATGPMLPMAAVPTTAGTGSEAQSFALISDAETHVKMACGDKRAAFRLAVLDPELTLTQPLRVTALTGVDAIAHTVETLVTSKRNQVSLAFSREAWRLLVEGFRRVLEEPGDLAARGWVQQGACLAGLAIENSMLGAAHALANPLTAAYGIVHGEAVGLMLPHVVRHNASQNEGCQLAYTELQSVIDPLEPFDPEAAVEQLALCLSGIAREAGLKGRLEELGVERDRLSELAAAAAEQWVGGFNPVEMHADDYLRLYEAAF, encoded by the coding sequence ATGCACGACTTCGATTTCAACTGCCCGACGCGCATCGTCTACGGCCCCGGCCGGGTGGCGGAGTTGGGCGAATTCACCGCGGCGATCGGCGGGGTGCGGCGGGCGTTGGTCGTCTCGGATCCGGGCATCGTCCAGGCGGGGCACACCCAGCGGGGCGTTGATCTGCTCGCGGCGGCGGGGATCGAGTCGCTCGTCTTCGATGGTGTGCAAGAAAACCCGACGACCGATAACGTCGATCGCGGTGTCGCGGTGGCGAAGGATTTCGCGCCCGATGCGATCGTCGCGATCGGCGGCGGCAGCAGCATGGACTGCGCGAAGGGGATCAACTTCGTCCACTCGTGCGGCGGGCGGATGCAGGACTACTGGGGCGTCGGCAAGGCGACCGGCCCGATGCTGCCGATGGCCGCCGTCCCCACCACAGCCGGCACCGGCAGCGAGGCGCAGTCGTTCGCGCTCATCTCCGACGCCGAAACGCACGTCAAAATGGCGTGCGGCGATAAGCGGGCCGCCTTCCGCCTGGCGGTGCTCGACCCGGAGCTGACGCTCACCCAGCCGCTACGCGTGACGGCGCTCACCGGCGTCGACGCGATCGCCCACACGGTCGAAACGCTCGTCACGAGCAAGCGGAACCAGGTGTCTCTCGCCTTCAGCCGCGAGGCGTGGCGTCTGCTGGTCGAGGGCTTCCGCCGCGTGCTCGAGGAGCCGGGCGACCTGGCGGCGCGCGGCTGGGTGCAGCAGGGCGCTTGTCTGGCTGGCTTGGCGATCGAGAACTCGATGCTCGGCGCCGCCCACGCGCTGGCGAACCCGCTCACGGCCGCTTACGGCATCGTCCACGGCGAGGCGGTCGGGCTCATGCTGCCGCACGTCGTCCGGCACAACGCCTCGCAGAACGAAGGATGCCAGCTCGCCTACACGGAACTGCAGTCGGTCATCGACCCGCTCGAACCGTTCGACCCCGAGGCGGCGGTCGAGCAACTCGCCCTCTGCCTGTCGGGCATCGCCCGCGAGGCGGGGCTGAAGGGTAGACTGGAGGAGCTGGGCGTCGAACGCGATCGCCTGAGCGAACTGGCCGCCGCCGCCGCGGAGCAGTGGGTCGGCGGTTTCAACCCGGTCGAGATGCACGCCGATGATTACCTGCGACTCTACGAAGCGGCTTTCTGA
- the atsA_29 gene encoding Arylsulfatase precursor has protein sequence MTAKPTLAHLALLAAVLFVSASSVSHAERPPNLILIVTDDQGYEDVGFNGCQDIPTPHLDSIAEEGVRFTNGYVSFSVCGPSRAGFITGRYQGRFGFNMNPTLDPSNELAGVPLDEATLAETLRPAGYTSMAVGKWHLGTHPSLRPRQRGFDEFFGFLSGGHQYFPEQLTLQDFSEITKVGQWYRTKLRRNDEIVEIDDYLTDELSDAAADFVDRRHDEPFFLYLAYNAPHTPMQATKKYLDRFKHIEGKKRRTYAAMVSAVDDGVGRVLEKVAEYGIEERTLVVFFSDNGGATSNASSNKPLRGSKGTPFEGGVRVPFAARWTGTFPAGVDYDQPVISLDVFATMVALTGVTPNKPLDGVDLTPYVTGEAQGAPHDQLFWQWGGQTTLATRRGADKLIVGKKRTMLFDLDADLSEADNLADRRKERTEELSADATAWADQMKPTRFPGRLSWPKKD, from the coding sequence ATGACCGCTAAGCCGACCCTTGCCCATCTCGCACTGCTTGCCGCGGTGCTGTTCGTCTCGGCCTCGTCGGTGAGCCACGCGGAGCGTCCGCCGAACCTGATCCTGATCGTCACCGACGACCAGGGCTATGAGGACGTCGGCTTCAACGGTTGCCAAGACATCCCGACGCCCCACCTCGACTCGATCGCCGAAGAGGGCGTCCGCTTCACGAACGGCTACGTCAGCTTCTCGGTCTGCGGTCCGAGCCGCGCCGGGTTCATCACGGGGCGCTACCAGGGGCGATTCGGTTTCAACATGAACCCGACGCTCGACCCGAGCAACGAGCTCGCCGGCGTCCCGCTCGACGAGGCCACTCTCGCCGAGACGCTGCGTCCCGCCGGCTACACCAGCATGGCGGTCGGCAAGTGGCACCTCGGCACCCACCCCTCACTACGCCCCCGACAACGCGGCTTTGACGAGTTCTTCGGCTTCCTGTCGGGCGGCCACCAGTACTTCCCCGAGCAGCTCACCCTGCAAGACTTCTCGGAGATCACCAAGGTCGGCCAGTGGTACCGGACCAAGCTCCGGCGGAACGACGAGATCGTCGAGATCGACGACTACCTGACCGACGAACTCTCTGACGCCGCGGCCGACTTCGTCGATCGCCGGCACGACGAGCCCTTCTTCCTCTACCTGGCCTACAACGCGCCGCACACGCCGATGCAGGCGACGAAGAAGTACCTCGACCGCTTCAAGCACATCGAAGGCAAGAAACGCCGCACCTACGCCGCGATGGTCAGCGCCGTGGACGACGGCGTCGGCCGCGTGCTCGAGAAGGTCGCCGAGTACGGCATCGAGGAGCGGACCCTCGTCGTCTTCTTTTCGGACAACGGCGGCGCCACCAGTAACGCCTCGAGTAACAAGCCATTGCGTGGCTCGAAGGGGACGCCCTTCGAGGGGGGCGTCCGTGTCCCGTTCGCCGCGCGGTGGACCGGCACGTTCCCAGCCGGGGTCGATTACGACCAGCCGGTCATCTCGCTCGACGTCTTCGCGACGATGGTCGCCCTCACGGGCGTCACCCCCAACAAGCCGCTCGACGGCGTCGATCTCACGCCCTACGTGACGGGCGAGGCGCAGGGCGCCCCGCACGATCAGCTGTTCTGGCAGTGGGGTGGCCAGACCACCCTCGCCACTCGCCGCGGGGCGGACAAGCTGATCGTGGGCAAGAAGCGGACGATGCTCTTCGACCTCGACGCCGACCTGTCCGAAGCGGACAACCTCGCCGACCGCCGCAAAGAACGAACCGAAGAGCTCAGCGCCGACGCCACGGCGTGGGCGGACCAGATGAAACCGACCCGCTTCCCGGGGCGTCTTAGCTGGCCGAAGAAGGATTAG
- the amnC gene encoding 2-aminomuconic 6-semialdehyde dehydrogenase: MIELKSIRWGKPYESLDVEEVKHFYTGEPVARVHAVGGGIIQRDAKKAKYARKALQAIPPAELVDRLKKAGELFENGTLPIGDGVQTPDDFIAQQSATTGMPVSMCRANVAKNAFVLKNIDQILDCLTRGLSLDLLARGYGEEGRGVTVSYQATCDALGAVLPSNSPGVHTLWLPVIALQMGLVLKPGSSEPWTPYRVFAAMTEAGIPPEVFCLYNGAGSDIGGAILGSCRRAMIFGGPQTVDQYAGNERVQVHGPGYSKVLLGEDCVDDWEQHVDLMVDSVYRNGGRSCLNASSIYAPRHSKEIAEAVAAKLGPIEVLPPDNDEAGLAAFTIPGAAPAIWGSIENDAKADGVTHVTQAYGDRLVERDPVAYLRPVVMHHASHQSETRNKEQMFPMVNVVECPQDQMLRAIGPTLICSAITNDEAFRSDLINSIDIDRLNLGPIPTPQVDWLQPHEGNLIEFLYRSRALQLA, from the coding sequence ATGATCGAACTTAAATCCATCCGCTGGGGCAAGCCGTACGAGTCGCTCGACGTCGAGGAAGTTAAGCACTTCTACACGGGCGAGCCGGTCGCGCGGGTCCACGCCGTCGGCGGGGGCATCATCCAGCGCGACGCGAAGAAGGCGAAGTACGCCCGCAAGGCATTGCAGGCGATCCCGCCCGCCGAGCTGGTCGATCGACTGAAGAAGGCGGGCGAGCTGTTTGAGAACGGCACGCTGCCGATCGGCGATGGCGTGCAGACGCCCGACGACTTTATTGCGCAGCAATCGGCCACGACCGGCATGCCGGTCAGCATGTGCCGGGCGAACGTCGCGAAGAACGCGTTCGTGCTGAAGAACATCGACCAGATCCTCGACTGCCTGACCCGCGGACTCTCGCTCGACCTCCTCGCCCGCGGGTATGGCGAAGAGGGCAGGGGGGTGACGGTCAGCTACCAGGCGACGTGCGACGCCCTGGGGGCCGTGTTGCCGAGCAACTCGCCCGGTGTGCACACGCTGTGGCTGCCGGTCATCGCGTTGCAGATGGGCCTCGTCCTCAAGCCGGGAAGCAGCGAGCCGTGGACGCCGTACCGCGTCTTCGCCGCCATGACCGAGGCGGGCATCCCGCCCGAGGTCTTCTGCCTGTACAACGGCGCCGGCTCGGACATCGGCGGGGCGATCCTCGGCAGCTGCCGGCGGGCGATGATCTTCGGCGGTCCCCAGACAGTCGATCAGTACGCGGGCAACGAGAGGGTGCAGGTCCACGGCCCGGGCTACTCGAAGGTGCTGCTGGGCGAGGACTGCGTGGATGATTGGGAGCAGCACGTCGACCTGATGGTCGACAGCGTCTACCGCAACGGCGGACGCAGCTGCCTGAACGCCAGCAGCATCTACGCCCCGCGTCACTCCAAGGAGATCGCCGAGGCGGTCGCGGCAAAGCTCGGTCCGATCGAGGTCCTCCCCCCCGACAACGACGAGGCGGGCCTCGCCGCGTTCACCATCCCCGGCGCCGCGCCGGCGATCTGGGGTTCGATCGAGAACGACGCGAAGGCCGACGGCGTGACCCACGTCACCCAGGCATACGGCGACCGCCTGGTGGAACGCGACCCGGTCGCTTACCTGCGGCCGGTGGTGATGCACCACGCGTCGCACCAGAGCGAGACCCGCAACAAGGAGCAGATGTTCCCGATGGTGAACGTCGTCGAGTGCCCGCAGGACCAGATGCTGCGGGCGATCGGTCCGACGCTCATCTGCTCCGCCATCACCAACGACGAGGCGTTCCGCAGCGACCTGATCAACTCGATCGACATCGATCGCCTGAACCTCGGCCCGATCCCCACGCCTCAGGTCGACTGGCTGCAGCCGCACGAGGGGAACCTGATCGAGTTCCTCTACCGCAGCCGGGCGTTGCAGCTCGCGTGA
- a CDS encoding ATP-dependent helicase HepA: MPPLERVEVSVPVSWSARNETPTTRGTPCQLTEAVTFNDRASTEDIGKGQPFVVSLPRPQLRVRTAGAVLPDGHAWLAQGSRPAPPQAAPPGDGSHPAKRREPNRSNKKPTRIRPPADMVKLEDRLLCLLQPPLESLLKAESLPMPFEPFDYQMEGVAFLCPRRHAVVADEMGLGKTMQSITSIRVLAHRGEVRRVLLACPKPLVTNWRRELAMWAPELSISIIEGAPARREFAWREGTSLVTLVGYETLVRDAALAAERPYDLVVLDESQRIKNPNGATSAAVRGVTRERSWALTGTPIENSLDDLVGIFEFVSPGLLRQGMKPSAVGAAVRDTVIRRTKDMVLDDLPPKLVRDEPIDLTPEQWETYQLAEDEGVVRLRSLEEGPEKELPIRHVFELVLRLKQICNFDPATGSSAKLERLEADLEECVASGRKAIVFSQWVDSIQRIAERLGKHGAQRYETEQYHGRVPHRRRDAVLDRFKNDPNCPVLLMSYGAGSVGLNLQFAGYVFLFDRWWNPAVEDQAINRAHRIGAAGPVTVTRMLASGTIEERIDQILRQKRELFDEVFRDGVGHGSAGLSRDELMGLFPLRGPRAA, encoded by the coding sequence GTGCCGCCGCTTGAACGTGTCGAGGTGAGCGTCCCGGTGTCGTGGTCGGCGCGAAACGAAACGCCCACGACGCGCGGCACACCGTGCCAACTGACCGAAGCGGTCACGTTCAACGATCGGGCGTCGACCGAGGATATTGGAAAGGGCCAGCCCTTCGTGGTGAGCCTGCCGCGGCCCCAGCTGCGCGTGCGGACAGCCGGCGCCGTGCTGCCAGACGGGCACGCCTGGCTCGCCCAGGGCTCTAGGCCAGCCCCGCCCCAGGCGGCGCCTCCGGGTGACGGCTCTCACCCAGCAAAGCGTAGAGAGCCGAACCGCTCCAACAAGAAGCCGACCCGCATCCGCCCGCCGGCGGACATGGTGAAGTTGGAAGACCGGTTGCTCTGCCTGCTGCAACCTCCACTCGAATCGCTCCTGAAGGCCGAGTCGCTGCCGATGCCCTTCGAGCCTTTCGATTACCAGATGGAAGGGGTCGCCTTCCTCTGCCCTCGGCGGCACGCCGTGGTGGCGGACGAGATGGGCCTCGGCAAGACGATGCAGTCGATCACCTCGATCCGCGTTCTCGCCCACCGGGGCGAGGTGCGGCGTGTCTTGCTGGCCTGCCCGAAACCGCTGGTGACCAACTGGCGTCGCGAGCTCGCCATGTGGGCTCCGGAGCTGTCGATCTCGATCATCGAGGGCGCCCCGGCGCGGCGTGAGTTCGCTTGGCGGGAGGGGACTTCGCTCGTGACGCTCGTCGGTTACGAGACCCTGGTCCGCGACGCCGCCCTCGCCGCTGAACGACCGTACGACTTGGTGGTGCTCGACGAATCGCAACGCATCAAGAACCCGAACGGCGCTACGAGCGCCGCCGTGCGGGGCGTCACGCGCGAGCGGAGTTGGGCCCTGACCGGCACGCCGATCGAGAACTCGCTGGACGACCTCGTGGGGATCTTCGAGTTCGTCTCGCCCGGGCTATTGCGTCAGGGGATGAAACCGAGCGCCGTTGGCGCCGCGGTGCGCGACACGGTCATCCGGCGAACGAAGGACATGGTCCTCGACGATCTGCCGCCCAAGCTGGTGCGCGACGAGCCGATCGACCTCACGCCCGAGCAGTGGGAGACCTACCAACTCGCCGAGGACGAAGGCGTCGTGCGGCTGAGGTCGCTCGAGGAGGGCCCCGAGAAAGAGCTGCCGATCCGCCACGTCTTCGAGCTGGTGCTCCGGTTGAAGCAGATCTGCAACTTCGATCCCGCGACCGGTTCCAGCGCGAAGCTGGAACGCCTGGAGGCCGACCTCGAAGAGTGCGTCGCTTCGGGGCGGAAGGCGATCGTCTTCAGCCAGTGGGTCGATTCGATCCAGCGGATCGCCGAGCGGCTCGGCAAGCACGGTGCGCAGCGCTACGAGACCGAGCAATACCACGGCCGCGTCCCGCACCGCCGTCGCGACGCGGTGCTCGATCGGTTCAAGAACGACCCGAACTGCCCGGTCCTCTTGATGAGCTACGGGGCGGGGAGCGTCGGGCTCAACTTGCAGTTCGCGGGGTACGTCTTCCTGTTCGATCGCTGGTGGAACCCGGCGGTCGAGGACCAGGCGATCAACCGCGCGCACCGCATCGGCGCCGCCGGACCGGTCACCGTGACCCGCATGCTCGCCAGCGGGACGATCGAGGAGCGGATCGATCAGATCCTCCGGCAGAAGCGGGAGCTGTTCGACGAGGTCTTCCGCGACGGCGTGGGGCACGGCTCCGCCGGACTGTCGCGTGACGAGTTGATGGGCCTCTTCCCGCTCCGCGGCCCGCGGGCCGCTTGA
- a CDS encoding bacteriophage N4 receptor, outer membrane subunit — translation MQASLSRSGYLVALLIISSLAQLAVAQAPDAPAPAGRLTAEALIGDSVSNADDARYSAVGEAIQRFRNRDQIGARAFLEQAVQKNPKLPPVGVLMAKLQLLAGNSKGVRPALEQAVQEDSGDDPEPFLMLAEDALSGQRTIEADALFDKAVALIESYNANAKRKRQFQIRAYRGSAIIAQRRKNWEKAEADLRKWLEQDPDNASAHQNLGNVLFKYQDDAKDREGFDEFKTAKELNKSLPSPYVSAALLYSSNGKTARAMEAFEQAFRESGSDKTTLIAYAQALVKAGQLDKAESILQKARGAAGESESVWLLSGVAARMQGDLKKAEQHLMQALALTPSNRDVLNQLALTLIESSDEADKRRAVQFATLNRQVNTNNPDVNVTLAWVLYQTGDARNATRALQQGLQGGALSPDGSFLLAKVLLARDDKVNAKRLIESALKNDQGIFIKRSEAEKILGTL, via the coding sequence ATGCAGGCATCGCTTTCTCGCAGCGGCTACTTAGTGGCCTTGCTGATTATTTCCTCGTTGGCCCAGTTGGCCGTCGCTCAGGCCCCGGATGCCCCCGCGCCGGCGGGTCGTCTTACGGCGGAAGCCCTGATCGGTGATAGCGTCAGCAACGCCGACGACGCCCGGTACAGCGCCGTCGGCGAGGCGATCCAGCGGTTCCGCAACCGCGACCAGATCGGCGCGCGGGCCTTCTTAGAGCAAGCGGTTCAGAAGAATCCGAAGTTGCCCCCCGTTGGGGTGCTGATGGCCAAGTTGCAGTTGCTCGCGGGCAACAGCAAAGGGGTCCGGCCCGCCCTGGAGCAGGCGGTCCAAGAGGATTCGGGCGACGATCCCGAGCCCTTCCTGATGCTGGCTGAGGACGCCCTTTCGGGTCAGCGGACGATCGAAGCGGACGCGCTGTTCGACAAGGCGGTCGCTCTGATCGAGTCGTACAACGCCAACGCCAAGCGGAAGCGTCAGTTTCAGATCCGCGCGTACCGCGGCAGCGCGATCATCGCCCAACGCCGTAAGAACTGGGAGAAGGCTGAGGCCGATCTCCGCAAGTGGCTCGAGCAAGACCCGGACAACGCCTCGGCGCACCAGAACCTCGGCAACGTCCTCTTCAAGTACCAGGACGATGCGAAGGATCGCGAGGGCTTCGACGAGTTCAAGACCGCCAAGGAACTGAACAAATCGTTGCCCAGTCCCTACGTCTCCGCCGCGCTGCTGTACAGCAGCAACGGCAAGACGGCCCGCGCCATGGAGGCCTTCGAGCAGGCGTTCCGTGAGAGCGGCAGCGACAAGACCACGCTCATCGCCTACGCCCAAGCGTTGGTGAAGGCGGGTCAGCTCGACAAGGCGGAGTCGATCCTCCAGAAGGCGCGTGGCGCCGCCGGCGAATCGGAGAGCGTCTGGCTCCTATCGGGGGTCGCCGCCCGCATGCAAGGCGACCTGAAGAAGGCCGAGCAGCACCTCATGCAAGCGTTGGCGCTTACGCCGTCGAACCGCGATGTTCTGAACCAGTTGGCGCTCACCCTGATTGAGTCGAGCGACGAAGCCGATAAACGCCGCGCCGTGCAGTTCGCGACGCTCAATCGCCAAGTCAACACGAACAACCCGGACGTGAACGTCACGCTGGCGTGGGTGCTCTACCAGACCGGCGACGCCCGCAACGCGACCAGGGCGTTGCAGCAAGGCTTGCAGGGGGGCGCGCTGAGCCCGGACGGCAGCTTCTTGTTAGCGAAGGTGCTGCTGGCCCGCGACGACAAGGTCAACGCCAAACGCCTGATCGAGTCGGCGCTGAAGAACGATCAGGGCATCTTCATCAAGCGGTCCGAAGCCGAGAAGATCCTCGGCACGCTCTGA
- a CDS encoding preprotein translocase subunit SecA gives MELLERIWEVLGTIVNAILGRFERLITSVFGSANARNLRKMEPKVEAINALAPKYQAMTDEELRQQTALFRERLDSGETLDDLLVEAFAVCREAGVRFLGMRHYDVQLIGGMILHSGAIAEMVTGEGKTLTATLPTYLNALDGSVHIVTVNDYLARRDMEWMGPLFTNLGMTIGAIYSGMDSNERQEAYACDITYGTNNEFGFDYLRDNMRIAALQDDRFPKQQQQAQGKLKFAIVDEVDNILIDEARTPLIISGPAQDDVTKYQRADKVARALKKNVHFEVKEKEHSANLTEEGVREAEKLAGVESFYTAGNMQWPHLIDNALKAHHLYHRDVNYVIKPGDDGQPSVVIVDDTTGRLMEGRQWSDGLHQSVEAKEGVPIKKENQTLATITLQNFFKMYDKLAGMTGTALTEAGEFWQIYKLDVIGVPTNRPMQRVEYPDVIYGTEQEKFEAIADEIERIIKHTTVELSGDEYYVGELVEETDSQLQLRLSGKKEVKSFDRGKVKHLQKPGRPMLVGTVSIDASERLSRLLDQRGIKHELLNAKQHKREAEIVAQAGRKGVVTISTNMAGRGTDIVLGGNPDTMAWARLQEKYESRLDVPNDEWEKLVGEIEQEFDMKSQGEEVKALGGLYILGTERDEARRIDLQLRGRSGRQGDPGSSRFFLSLEDKLLRVFFGDWVRKMMQTLGLKDGEPIESGMVQRRIEGAQKKREEMNFEARKNLLEYDEVMNSQRQRVYGYRQKILDGVNCRDLLLEMVGEQIDERLDTLLDPRYGVESFAAGAGSALGAELEPRDFRNLSFEEASRLAHSEAERRAEADVFDAIEENLPESEPEDWNWGALAKWGNARFGLNLRDRDLKKIGREELSTHLIEKAFEALGKIDLSDGARLLEPRFGVDQACAWMQDKFGVAMDPAELGDTEPSEVKAIAHQRAEEAYATREAEYPVLAAMYRFGGKNQTLDRDGLIDWANRRFGVAVAADDLKSKQREEIRQQLVGYSIESNKQARTLADEARERVEQLFASADDEDSTLGAVSGMNGKLEGLTAWLKDQTGEDVPADELTKLPRDEALRRVDRVIEDRYRPEMRRMERQLLLQILDQGWKEHLLAMDHLRSSVGLRGYAQVDPKVEYKREGMKMFETMWDSVGRMVTDLVFRMEQLNEDFVSNTWADATATHAEASGLDDAANQQGGDPNDPTQSRSDAKPEPIRNRDEKVGRNDPCPCGSGKKYKQCCLRAGSGSAA, from the coding sequence ATGGAGCTGCTCGAACGCATCTGGGAAGTCCTCGGCACGATCGTCAACGCGATCCTTGGCCGCTTCGAACGCCTGATCACCAGCGTGTTCGGCTCGGCCAACGCGCGGAACCTGCGGAAGATGGAGCCCAAGGTCGAGGCGATCAACGCCCTCGCGCCCAAGTACCAGGCGATGACCGACGAGGAGCTGCGTCAGCAGACCGCCTTGTTCCGAGAACGCCTCGACTCGGGCGAGACGCTCGACGACCTGCTCGTCGAGGCGTTCGCCGTCTGCCGCGAGGCGGGCGTCCGGTTCCTCGGCATGCGCCACTACGACGTGCAGCTCATCGGCGGCATGATCCTGCACTCGGGCGCGATCGCCGAGATGGTCACCGGTGAGGGCAAGACGCTCACCGCCACGCTGCCGACCTACCTGAACGCCCTGGACGGGTCGGTCCACATCGTCACGGTGAACGACTACCTGGCCCGTCGCGACATGGAGTGGATGGGTCCCCTGTTCACCAACCTGGGGATGACGATCGGCGCGATCTACTCGGGCATGGACTCCAACGAGCGCCAAGAGGCGTACGCCTGCGACATCACGTACGGCACGAACAACGAGTTCGGCTTCGACTACCTGCGCGACAACATGCGCATCGCCGCGTTGCAGGACGACCGCTTCCCCAAGCAACAGCAGCAGGCGCAGGGCAAGCTGAAGTTCGCGATCGTCGACGAGGTCGACAACATCCTGATCGACGAGGCCCGCACGCCACTCATCATCAGCGGCCCCGCCCAGGACGACGTCACCAAGTACCAGCGTGCCGACAAAGTCGCCCGCGCGCTGAAGAAGAACGTCCACTTCGAGGTCAAAGAGAAGGAGCACTCGGCGAACCTCACCGAGGAGGGCGTCCGCGAAGCGGAGAAGCTGGCCGGCGTCGAGAGCTTCTACACGGCCGGCAACATGCAATGGCCGCACCTGATCGACAACGCCCTCAAGGCGCACCACCTCTACCACCGCGACGTCAACTACGTCATCAAGCCGGGCGACGACGGCCAGCCGAGCGTCGTGATCGTCGACGACACCACGGGCCGCCTCATGGAAGGCCGCCAGTGGTCCGACGGCTTGCACCAATCGGTCGAGGCCAAAGAGGGCGTCCCCATCAAGAAGGAGAACCAGACCCTCGCGACGATCACGTTGCAGAACTTCTTCAAGATGTACGACAAGCTCGCGGGCATGACCGGCACCGCGCTCACCGAGGCGGGCGAGTTCTGGCAGATCTACAAGCTCGACGTCATCGGCGTGCCGACCAACCGGCCGATGCAGCGGGTCGAGTACCCCGACGTCATCTACGGCACCGAGCAAGAGAAGTTCGAGGCGATCGCCGACGAGATCGAACGCATCATCAAGCACACGACCGTCGAACTCTCGGGCGACGAGTACTACGTCGGAGAGCTCGTCGAGGAGACCGACTCGCAGCTGCAGCTCCGCCTCAGCGGCAAGAAGGAAGTGAAGTCCTTCGATCGCGGCAAGGTGAAGCACCTGCAGAAACCGGGCCGCCCGATGCTCGTGGGCACCGTGTCGATCGACGCCTCTGAGCGGCTCTCTCGGCTGCTCGACCAGCGCGGCATCAAGCACGAGCTGCTCAACGCGAAGCAGCACAAACGCGAGGCCGAGATCGTCGCCCAGGCGGGCCGCAAAGGGGTGGTCACGATCTCCACGAACATGGCCGGACGCGGAACCGACATCGTGCTCGGCGGCAACCCAGACACGATGGCCTGGGCCCGCCTGCAAGAGAAGTACGAGTCACGCCTCGACGTGCCCAACGACGAGTGGGAGAAGCTCGTCGGCGAGATCGAACAAGAGTTCGACATGAAGTCCCAGGGCGAGGAGGTTAAAGCCCTCGGCGGCCTCTACATCCTCGGCACCGAGCGCGACGAAGCCCGCCGCATCGACCTCCAGCTCCGCGGCCGCTCCGGCCGGCAGGGCGACCCGGGCAGCAGCCGGTTCTTCCTCTCGCTGGAAGACAAACTCCTGCGGGTCTTCTTCGGGGACTGGGTCCGCAAGATGATGCAGACCCTCGGCCTCAAAGACGGCGAACCGATCGAGTCGGGCATGGTCCAACGCCGCATCGAGGGAGCCCAGAAGAAACGCGAGGAGATGAACTTCGAGGCGCGGAAGAACCTGCTCGAGTACGACGAGGTGATGAACTCGCAGCGGCAGCGCGTCTACGGCTACCGCCAAAAGATCCTCGACGGCGTGAACTGCCGCGACCTGCTGCTGGAGATGGTCGGTGAGCAGATCGACGAACGCCTCGACACGTTGCTCGACCCGCGCTACGGTGTCGAATCGTTCGCCGCCGGCGCCGGCTCCGCGCTCGGCGCCGAGCTCGAGCCTCGCGACTTCCGCAACCTGTCGTTCGAAGAGGCGAGCCGCCTCGCCCACAGCGAAGCGGAGCGCCGAGCCGAGGCCGACGTCTTCGACGCGATCGAGGAGAACCTCCCCGAGAGCGAACCGGAGGACTGGAACTGGGGCGCGCTAGCCAAGTGGGGCAACGCCCGCTTCGGCCTGAACCTCCGCGACCGCGACCTCAAGAAGATCGGTCGCGAGGAGCTATCGACCCACCTGATCGAGAAGGCGTTCGAGGCGCTCGGCAAGATCGACCTGTCCGACGGCGCCCGCCTGCTGGAACCTCGCTTCGGCGTCGATCAAGCCTGCGCCTGGATGCAGGACAAGTTCGGTGTGGCGATGGACCCGGCGGAGCTTGGCGACACCGAGCCCAGCGAGGTCAAGGCGATCGCCCACCAACGGGCCGAGGAGGCCTACGCCACCCGCGAGGCGGAGTACCCGGTGCTCGCCGCCATGTACCGCTTCGGCGGCAAGAACCAGACGCTCGACCGCGACGGCCTGATCGACTGGGCCAACCGCCGGTTCGGCGTGGCGGTCGCGGCCGACGACCTCAAGAGCAAGCAACGCGAAGAGATCCGCCAGCAGCTGGTCGGCTACAGCATCGAGTCGAACAAGCAAGCCCGGACCCTCGCAGACGAGGCTCGCGAGCGCGTCGAGCAGCTCTTCGCCAGCGCCGACGACGAGGACTCGACCCTCGGCGCCGTGAGCGGCATGAATGGCAAGCTCGAAGGCCTGACCGCCTGGCTCAAAGACCAGACCGGCGAGGACGTCCCCGCCGACGAGCTCACCAAGCTCCCGCGCGACGAGGCGCTCCGCCGCGTCGACCGCGTGATCGAGGACCGTTACCGCCCCGAGATGCGTCGCATGGAGCGGCAACTCCTCCTGCAGATCCTCGACCAGGGCTGGAAAGAGCACCTGCTCGCGATGGACCACCTCCGGTCGAGCGTCGGCCTCCGCGGCTACGCCCAGGTCGACCCGAAGGTGGAGTACAAGCGGGAAGGCATGAAGATGTTCGAGACCATGTGGGACTCGGTCGGCCGGATGGTGACCGACCTGGTCTTCCGCATGGAGCAGCTCAACGAGGACTTCGTGAGCAACACCTGGGCGGACGCGACCGCCACCCACGCCGAGGCGAGCGGGCTCGACGACGCGGCGAACCAGCAGGGTGGTGACCCGAACGACCCGACGCAGTCCCGCTCCGACGCGAAGCCCGAGCCGATCCGCAACCGCGACGAGAAGGTCGGCCGCAACGACCCCTGCCCCTGTGGCAGCGGCAAGAAGTACAAGCAGTGCTGCCTAAGGGCCGGCAGCGGCTCGGCGGCTTGA